One window of the Colletotrichum destructivum chromosome 4, complete sequence genome contains the following:
- a CDS encoding uncharacterized protein (Putative zn(2)Cys(6) fungal-type DNA-binding domain, transcription factor domain, fungi) has product MNLDNSNTMSPSVDDAGSLSPTNSRDDDENSQHPRKRQRVRLSCLECRRRKLSCDRGYPCQRCLKSGTPDRCTYETKSGVVLNASSGVPPAFAQLDSRRNGDLVMPSKEADMTVIREAAKDHDRIRRLELEVSQLKTQLTRQAMSSFDGSTVAGTNSPLTQKDETSDPPADPCANNSELQSCWHQYSDGDKSEIRFFRGKEFRTRYFGPHNATMAFIELTGLCPFMKETADEWLKPVKAHDRKDRKKRKEDRDKFFLQPDAQLESLLPPKDHCDALVEVYIDQFEQMHRIIHIPTFRREYSQFWENPTESRYAALTALVLAICAVANCIHTHESLRFTGMISNAHSTAEKWIKAVEEWQTGQSMKHRKLIHYQIACLLYLSKRVNTVKKKRFWTNSGALIQDGISVGLHREPSHMSGKISVYNQEMRRRIWATVQEFDMQASFDHGLPTLVSQLHYDVQPPRNLDDEDFDEDTTQLPPSKHGKEYTYSSYQNLARQSLPLRMELSRLLCGPPGEVDYDQVIRYTNDITHEIDSLPSWEHNNNNTHGGKRPLLAYTLLHIQLRQYIIPLHQPFLKLRKSNAKYQYSEIIYYNAARDIVLLHDKLYEQGIRCLNFLREDALTTAVNLCSVTMLQPRGSTNMIMINSQHTVKLLEKCLSMKEDRLLRCGNTEPWGYSIMCSALGLLEAHLGTKTTEQAKASSAERFVNLHYKLLANQEPPVSSQQSELSRIPGLEVPERAKVSIIPGFVPATATAAVAALSSSSPSLSLSSSSIEQLLTHLSKSITPFSFQGYPASSASQNTVDSLLPQPLPWMPTSIDPQVSLHGDFSPPLVADSVLAKAAQSFNPDFSLEALGLNLNELWGESWDFS; this is encoded by the exons ATGAATCTGGACAACAGCAACACAATGTCACCCTCCGTGGACGACGCCGGGAGTCTGTCTCCCACCAACTCTCGCGATGACGATGAAAACTCACAGCATCCTCGCAAGCGCCAGCGTGTTCGCCTGAGCTGCCTCGAGTGCCGCCGGAGGAAGCTGTCCTGCGACAGAGGCTACCCGTGCCAGCGATGCCTGAAGAGCGGCACGCCGGACCGTTGCACGTACGAGACCAAGTCGGGCGTTGTTTTGAACGCGAGCTCCGGCGTCCCGCCCGCTTTCGCTCAGCTCGACTCGCGGAGGAACGGCGATCTCGTCATGCCCAGCAAGGAGGCCGACATGACCGTCATCCgcgaggcggccaaggaccacgaccgcatccgccgcctcgagctgGAGGTTTCCCAGCTCAAGACCCAACTCACGCGACAGGCCATGTCTTCCTTCGACGGCAGCACCGTGGCCGGCACGAACTCGCCGCTCACTCAAAAGGATGAGACCAGTGACCCGCCCGCGGACCCCTGCGCCAACAACTCGGAATTGCAATCCTGCTGGCATCAGTACAGTGACGGTGACAAGTCAGAGATCCGCTTTTTCAGGGGCAAGGAGTTCAGGACGCGGTATTTCGGCCCTCACAACGCCACCATGGCCTTTATCGAG TTGACTGGCCTGTGTCCCTTTATGAAGGAGACGGCAGATGAGTGGCTGAAGCCCGTCAAGGCTCATGACCGCAAGGACcgcaagaagcgcaaggaggACCGGGACAAGTTTTTCCTCCAGCCTGATGCTCAGCTCGAGTctctgctgccgcccaagGATCACTGTGACGCCCTGGTGGAGGTCTACATTGACCAGTTCGAGCAAATGCACCGCATCATCCACATTCCCACGTTCCGCAGGGAATACTCGCAGTTCTGGGAGAACCCGACTGAATCCCGCTACGCCGCACTCACCGCCCTCGTCTTGGCAATCTGCGCTGTAGCGAACTGCATTCACACCCACGAGTCTCTAAGGTTCACCGGCATGATCTCCAACGCCCACAGCACCGCCGAGAAGTggatcaaggccgtcgaggagtgGCAGACCGGCCAGAGCATGAAGCATCGGAAGCTCATTCACTACCAGATTGCCTGTCTGCTGTATCTCAGCAAGCGGGTCAACacggtgaagaagaagcgtTTCTGGACGAACTCGGGCGCCCTCATCCAGGATGGCATCTCGGTCGGCCTGCACAGGGAGCCCAGCCACATGTCGGGTAAGATCTCGGTATACAACCAGGAGATGCGGCGCAGGATATGGGCGACGGTGCAAGAGTTCGACATGCAGGCCTCGTTCGACCACGGCCTGCCCACGCTGGTGAGCCAGCTGCACTACGACGTGCAGCCGCCGAGGAatctggacgacgaggactttGACGAGGACACGACCCAGCTGCCCCCGTCCAAGCACGGAAAGGAGTACACGTACTCCTCCTACCAGAACCTCGCCCGCCAGAGCCTGCCTCTGCGCATGGAGCTGAGCCGGCTTCTCTGCGGTCCGCCGGGGGAGGTCGACTACGACCAGGTCATCCGATATACGAACGACATCACGCACGAGATCGactcgctgccgtcgtgggagcacaacaacaacaacacgcACGGCGGCAAGAGGCCGCTCCTCGCCTACACGCTGCTTCACATCCAGCTCCGCCAGTACATCATCCCGCTCCACCAGCCCTTCCTCAAGCTCCGCAAGTCCAACGCCAAGTATCAGTACTCGGAGATCATCTACTACAATGCCGCGCGAGACATTGTCCTCCTGCACGATAAGCTCTACGAGCAGGGCATCCGGTGCCTCAACTTCTTGCGCGAGGACGCCCTCACGACGGCCGTCAACCTCTGCAGCGTAACGATGCTGCAGCCGCGCGGCTCGACCAACATGATCATGATTAACTCGCAACACACGGTCAAGCTGCTGGAGAAGTGCCTCTCCATGAAGGAGGACCGGCTCCTGCGGTGCGGCAACACCGAGCCGTGGGGCTACTCCATCATGTGCTCGGCgcttggcctgctcgaggCGCACCTGGGCACCAAGACTACGGAGCAGGCcaaggcgtcgtcggcggaaCGGTTCGTCAACCTGCACTACAAGCTGCTGGCGAACCAGGAGCCTCCCGTGTCAAGTCAGCAGTCGGAGCTGTCTAGGATCCCCGGCTTGGAGGTTCCCGAGAGAGCCAAGGTGAGCATCATCCCCGGCTTTGtcccggcgacggcgacggcggctgtGGCTGCGttgtcttcgtcgtctccgtcgttgtcgttgtcatcgtcgagcaTCGAGCAGCTACTGACTCACCTATCAAAGTCGATCACGCCCTTCTCGTTCCAGGGCTACccagcgtcgtcggcatcgcaGAACACGGTCGACAGCCTCCTGCCTCAGCCGCTGCCGTGGATGCCCACGTCCATCGACCCGCAGGTGAGTCTTCACGGCGACTTCTCCCCCCCACTCGTCGCTGACAGTGTCTTGGCAAAGGCGGCGCAATCGTTCAATCCCGACTTTAGTCTTGAAGCTTTGGGATTGAACTTGAACGAGTTGTGGGGAGAATCGTGGGACTTTAGCTGA